The DNA window GGGCTCTTTGAAGAAAAACGAAAGGGGAGGCTCAGGGAAAACTACTGGGCAGGGTGAGTCAGCGAGCAGCCAGCCAGAGCTGCCAGTGAAGGGCGTACTTTGATTCCAGCTTTGCCTCGGGAGCGCCTGGAGGGAGGTTCGCTGCGGGGCACCCCGTACGTGCGCTTTTCCCCCACGCTGTGTTGAAAAGCCGAGCATTTTCACTGTTGACAAAGGGGAGAATTATGAGGCTCAGCAGAAGCCAAAGTACAGCTTCTTGCAGCTGAGTGCTCAATAATTATTAGCTTTGCTGATGAAAACCTACTGATTTAAAAGGTAATAAAACAAATGTCGTCAGCAGCCAGAAAATGCCAGGTACCCTGGCAGTAACCTTTTCAGAGACCAGAGCTGCGCTTTGCCATTGTGCATCAATTGCCCTTTATTTCCTGCTAACAGCATTCTTGTTTAGATGCTTTTAGCTTTTAAAGTTACTTTTCCTTGGAACGTTCCCACAGAAAGCTGGGCTTTGTAAGTCTTGGAACCACTCGTGTTCTGCCAGGGCTTCAGGAGCTCTGTTTCTCCGCAGCCTGACTCTTGCTCTGTTGCAGGAGCGTTCGTGCACGCAGGCAACATCTTGGCTACGCAGCGGTTGATACGCTGGCATCCCGGAGCTCACGTGAGTTGCTTCACCATCTCTTCTGTGGTTCTTGAAGAAGAGCAGCCCACAGAGTCCTGTACTTGGTGCCTCCCCTCTTTCCAGCTAGTTCAAATTTTCTTACTtatgtagaatcatggaatggtttgggttggaaggcacctcaaagcccatccagtcccccccctgccctgggcagggacccctcccatggatcaggggctcccagccccatccagcctggccttgaacccccccagggatggggcagccacccctgctctgggcagcctgggccagggccttcccaccctcacaggcaaacatttcttcctcatatctcgtctcaatctcccctctctcagctgaaaattGTTCCCCTGTGTCCTGTCTTATCCTGAAATTGGGTGTCACTACCTGGTATTTTGTAGTCTGTGAGCCTGCTCAGAGTCACACCCGTGCTCACAGGACTCAGAAAAGGACTGAAAGTTAAGGATATCCCCACCCACCTTTGTAACCTCACTGGGTTCTTGTGTTTTGGGGTGGAAACAGGGTCCCCTCCCCTGCGATCAGCACCGCCACACACTGATTGCTGGAAGCAAAGTGTGAGgttcttttactttaaaatacaaagcaacaGATGCTGTTGAAGCCAGGATATCGGACGATGCAGACCCACCATCAGATCTGCTTTCGCGTGGACCTGCACCCTTTTCTAACCCTCGTCCTCCTCTCCCAGGTGGGGATGGGCCGTAACAAGACCCTCTACGCCCTGGAGGACGGGATTGTCAGGTACACCAAGGAGGTTTATATCCCCCAGCCGCGCAGCAGCGAGAGCCGGGAGGTGATCTGCCGCCTGCCCAAAGGAGCAGTTCTCTATAAAACCTTTATCAGCGTTGTCCCCACTGCAGAAGTAGGAAGCTTTAAACTGGTCACCATGCTCTGAGCCTCCTGCTCGATAGAGACGGATGGGGAGGAGCGGTGGGACAGAGCGCTCCAGCTGGACTGGCAGCTGAGGACAGGAGCAGTCTAGCTCAGAAGATACCGTTTCAGGACTGTGTTTTCTTGCCCCCAAAGCACACATGGTCAGTGCTCGGGCACCGGGAGTGCCTGCTGGCATTGCTACGTGTGTTTAATAAATGCTGTGGGGCTACTGGAGGTCTTGGCTGTTCCTGAAATGGGTTACCTATGTTTGTGTGGTATCCAGAGCTGCTTTCCTCTGGAGAACCTGTTCCCTTGTGCCACTGGATGCATTCTCCCTGCGATTGCTGTTATGTCAGTGCTTGTCCCACCAATCATTCCCTGTGCATATTTTCACTCATTTTTAGATATTACCATTACATTTGTACCTTAATTCAAAATATTGCAGAGCAGATCCTTTTCCAGTTGGATTCTGTGCATCCCAGGAAGCCAGATTTTCCCTTCTGCCTAACTCACCTCAATAATTAACTCAAATATCTGAAGGTGTTCCATTTCCTGGCAGACGAGGGACATTCAAACTTGTGAAGTGAGCTCCTGACTAATTCTGGAGCGCCCGGTGAGATCCGCAGGTCTGGGGCAGGGTTTGAAGCTCAGTGGTTGCAGGTGTATCAGAAAGCCCTAATCCAGAGACTTATCCTTTTGTCTTCCCTGAGTcattctgtgatattttggAGCTTATGTTGCTCAAAAGAAAGGAGCCCAAAGGCCCTGTGGCCAAACTGACCTCATTTTATCTACAGGTTTGTAAACAAATAGAAATTTGGGCTCTGCGGTAGAAAAAAGGTTATGGAGTCAATGGTGTAAGGCTGCCAGTGCTGGCACTACTGGACCGTCTgctctgcagaggaggagagaatGGGCCAGCCATGCCTGTCTGCCTTCGCTTCTTGTTCCTCACAGGCACCACCAGGCGTTTTCTCCATGATTCTGTCCTTTCCCAGAGTGTGTATCCAGTCCCACGGTTCTTCTTGGCGCTCAGTATTTGTGTGCTGCCGGGGACACAGCCCTGAGTCGTCTCCCCATCGCTCTGCAGTCCGTACGGAGCTGCCCTGAGCCACTCTCACACCGTTGCTGTGAGAGTGCAGAGCGATGCTCCAGTACAGATCCATCCTGCCACTCACAGCTGAGGATTCCCACTTGCTAGCTGATACACCCATAAAGTAAAACATTATAACCTAAGAAAGAAGTGACGTAGCACAACGTGGCCACTGTCTGAGGTCGGATCCTTGGCACGCAGGCAGCGCATCCCTCACAGAGGTCCAAAACTCCAGCTGCCTGGATGAGCTCTGGCTGAGCAGGCCCTCACCTCGTCTTTGCCCTGTGTGGAAGCAGCTGCTCCATCGCCCTTGGTAACAGTGCGTTTGCTGGAGAAGAGCGAGCAACATccctggctgctctgctccgAGCACAGTCCCCAGCGGCGGCTCCCGTGTGTCCTTGTGCTGCGGGAGGGACCGATCCGGCGGCGGGGTCTGCCTCGCCTGTGTCTTGGTAGAGGGCGAATTTGGTGGAGGTCTGAGTTCCAGCCGCTCCCTGCGGATGAGAAGGAGGGCACAGGCACTTTTATAGCTGACAGCACGGGAGGACGTGGCACGGGGGGTGCCTACACGTCTGTGTTGCGCTGAGTCCGGTAGCCGAGAGGCGCCTGGAAAGGGTCTGGCACTCCACGTCTGTCCAAGGTCTCTGAGATCATCCCCGTCCCTGAGAAAGCTGGAGGATGCCTCAGAGCGTGCTCGTAGGGAGGTGGCAgctacagagagagagagggagaacagAACATTACAGCTGATCAGAAATAACCCGGAGATGATCCCACCTCTTCTTGCAGAGCGGATGACAGAGCTCCCAGCCACCACCCGCCCGACACCGGATCCCTGCAGTCAGCACAGGGAGCCGGTAGCACCTGGAAAACGAACACTCGGAACCGGCCTGTGACACGGCAGGGCAGAAATCCACTGGGAAGGCACATCCCTCCCGCTCCCCTCTCACACTCTCTGCCAGGTTCCTGCTCCTGTCCCCCTGCAAGGACCTGACACTGCAGTTTCTCTATCCCTGGGGCTCCCCTGCACCCTGGGTGCTCTGGTTTCAGGGCAGGCATCATCAGTTACAGCTCCGAACACCAAGGGCAGGCGCTGACCATGCCCAgaggctttgagccccctgatccatgggaggtgtctctgcccgtggcagggggtgggactggatgggctttgaggtaccTTCCcatccaaactgttctatgattctacttatTTATGGTCAGACTTAAAGGCTCCAAAGCCAGGTAAATCAGTGAACCTTTAGTGCTCTGCTCAGGATTTCAAATGTTTAGTCAGCGAGGTCTCTGCTCAACAGGAGcctcctgggctgctgctgcgGACGTGCTTGGCAGATGCACTCGCTTTTCTCTATTGCAGGACTGCAAATCTTAAACGTCGTTAACAGGCAAAGCCTTTTGCTCATAAATCAGCCATAAACACTTCAAGGTAATAGTGAGGGGTCTCCCAGAGGTGTCCTGCATGGAACGAGAAACCATGGAAGCCTTACAGatctaaaaataacattcccAGCTCAGGCTTGTCCCGAGCAGATGATCCAAAGCGCACCGGGAGAGATCGATTATTAACCAGCACAAAAGGAGCCTCTTGGTACACTCTGTGCCCTTCCCAGAGATAAAGGCTATCGGAGGAAGGCAATTCCAGAGAACAGAGTCCTCAGCTACTGGAAATCGCTGAAGCAAGACCCAGATATGACCGGAGCGGGGCCTCCCCCGCCGGGTGCAGGGAGGGAGCGCTCACCTCCTGGGCAGGCTCTGCCCACAGCCCGAACCGCTCGGCGATCATCTGATGGATTTCCCGCTGGCGATCTTTCTTCCGCACGCTCTCGTAGCTTGGCAAGCGGGGCTGCTCCCAGGAAGGCAGCTGGTAGCTGCTGGGGCGTCCCACGCAGAACAGCTCGTCTCCCTGGAAATGCCCAGCCCGGGAGAGAAAGGTCAGCACAGTCGTGGCTCTGGAATGTCATGGTCTGGTGCCACCTGCACTCACTGCAGAGTTCAAAGTTGTGGGTGCCCTTCTTGAACTGTGAGTGAGGAAGTCTCCGCTCCCAGGAGGTAATTAAaccgtggaggtgtttaagagacaagtggatgaggtgctgaggggcacgatttagtgattgataggaatggttgaactcaatgatccagtaggtcctttccaacctggtgattctatgatcctaaaaCCTGCTTTGTGAATCCTAGAACCatgcaatggtttgggttggaggggagctcaaagtccatccagtcccactcctgctgtgggcagggacccctcccatggatcaggggctccgagccccatccaacctggccttgaacccctccagggatggggcagccacccctgctctgggcaacctgggccagggcctccccaccctcacaggaaaacatttcttcctcatatctcatctcaatctcccctctttcagctgaaagctgttccccttttcctgtccctgccctccctgatcaagagctcctccacagctttcccagagcccctttcatagctggaagctgctctaaggtctccctggaaccttctccaggctgaacaaccccaactctcccagcctgtcctcacgcAGGAGGTTCTCCacccctcagatcatctctgtggcctcctctggattcactccaacagctccatgtccttcctgtgctgaggactccagatcTGAaccacaggactccaggtggactctcaccagagcagagcagaggggcagaatccccttcctcaaggtcctgagggaatCACCTGCCACTTCACGCCCAAACACCTCAGGGCACCACAGTGTCCTCTGTAGCatctctgctctcctccccaAAGGTTGTTACATACCAGCAACACCTCCCACGTTGCTCCTGCACCTTCTCCCGTGCCCTAGGAGCTCCCCAGGTCCCTGTAACCACGGTCCCTTCCCAAGCAGATCTGGATCATCCCCGCCATTTCCCCCGGACCCCGGCTCGTGGCAGGGTCCCCGCTGTCACCTGCAGTCCAGGGTTCTCGGCAGCGCTCTCCAGGTGCGACGCTCCACGCTGGGGCCCCACCagcctctggctgctgctgaagtACGGGGGAGGGCGATCCTGGAACGAGAGGGGccgggggggaggaggaggtgagcaGAGCGGAGATCCCTCACATCCCACCCGGCAGCGAGGGGAGCTCAGCCGGGGCAGCCTGGGAAGGGGGACCCTGGGCAGGGTTGGTGGCTACGGCTGACGGGGACAGTGGCCACGgccagcagggatggggctggcaGCCTGATCCTGGAGCAGGGCTGCATCCGGACTCAGCAGAAAGATCTCTCTTTGGAGACATCAAAAACCCCACACCAACAAGCCCACTAGTGCAGGTGAGAGCTCCATCACATGCTCAGCGTTACAGGATGTAAACACTTATCTACTGAGAGTCATATCAGGATAGCGTGGTGAGCAAAGGGGCAGAGCCGTAGCTGTCCTGCTCCCGAGCCGTCCTGCTCCAGCTGAGCTCAATCCCTGACACGGCGTTGAGCAACCACAGGGATCCCTTCCATGGAGGGCAGCCTGGACTCGAGCTCCAGGCCGTTCCTCGCTCTCAGCAAagctccagccctgccagcagAAACCCCGAGAGTCCCAGAGCAGCCTGGGAGCCTGTGAATGACAGTTTCCTTTTGCTCTTAACAACCGAGGAACCGTTTGTCTTGGAGCCTCGGCACAATGAGAGAAGCTGCAGGAAACAGGGATGGCAGGAGGTGCGATCGTTTGTTTTAATCACTAATTAACACAACCAGCACCTGCCTGAAAGCCGTCTCGCGCCACTGCAGCCGCTCCACTGATGGAAAcgcatccattgcttttccatttATAGTTCCCAGCGTCCCCGTCCATCTGTCCACAGCCCTTGGCTAGAGGCGCGACGCCGTCTCCGTTAACCACCCACCCGAGAGCCCGGCGAGCGCCCAGTGCCCGCTCTGCGGCTCACGGCTCGTCCCGCACAGCGGCTCCGCGGGGCGAGGAGCGCGGTGCCCAGGCCCTCGTGTCCCGGacagagggcagggagggagatgggaaaGCAGCGGATGCGGCGAAGCGGGCAGCGCAGCCTGTTCCTCCTATGACTTTCCCAGCCCGAGTCTCTCCGTCCCCGCAGCCGAGACGGGGTGTCCCCTCTCCTCCCGGAGACTCCCGAGCGGTGCCCGCTGCCCTCCCCTTGCAGCCAACTCTGGGGCCTTTGGTAGCCGAGCTTTTCCCTGGCTGAGCACGCTGCTCCCTTTCCATCCCCGGCTTccctgctggaaaagcagcccTGGGAAATCACAGCGGCGGGCGCAGCAGCTTTGTGCGGCTTTGTGTCTCGCTGCTGGACGAGAGAGCCAGCGGCCGGGGCTGCGAGCGCTTTGTCTGCCCTCACCACGCGCTCCCAGCCCCGTCCCTGCTGAGCCCCGTCCCCGCGAAGCGGAGCTGGCCCCACACACGGTGTTCCGAGCCCTGCGGAGCCGTGCGGGGCTGGGGAGCCCGAGCTGGGGCTCGGGGACCTGATCCCACCCGCGGGGGCACAGCCGGGATGGAGCTTTGGGGCGAAGCGGGAACGAGGAGGAGGCAGAGCCTGAGTTTGCTCGAGGTCACGGGATTGTAGCAGGTCCCGAGCTGGAAGGGACTCACGGAATCCAGCTGCTGTCCCCGCACAGGGCACCTCAGCGCCCAccccgcggggctgggggggtgggaagCGCTGCTGGGATATCGTCCGGCTCGGGGCTgttcctgcttccctgggagctggtCCAGGGCTCCACCGCCCtcgggggaagaaccttctcctgctgcccccCGCCCCGAACTCCCCCCCCCCGGCACCTCCTGCCGTTCCCTCGGGCCCCATCGGCTGCCGGGGAGCGGAGGCGCCGGGGGGCCCCGCGGGAGCCCCCGAGGGACACTCACATACTGGCTGGGGGTCTGGAACAGGCGGCAGGAGCAGAGGAACTGGCAGCACAGCGGGTCCCGGTGgtagaggagcagcaggaggatgaggatggccACGATGAAGACGGAGGTGGACACGGCTGCGGGGGGGGAGAAGAGGCGGCGTGAGCAGGTGGCCCCGGGGcttccccgccgcccgccgggGGTCTCGGCGAGGAGCAGCGCGGAGAAGCCCCGGGGAGCGGCTCGTTGCCGGCCTCGCGGCTCCGGGACCCACGGGGACCCCGGGACACCGAACCGGGGACGGCGGAGCCGCTCCCGCCGGGACGCCGGATACAGAACCGGGACCCCGGAGCCGCTCGCCCCCCGCGGCCGCCACTCACTCGCCGCGATGACGATGGCCAGAGCGCTGCTGTCCATGGCCGCGGCGGCAGCCCCGCCGGGATGCGCCATCCCCGCAGCGCCGGGACCGGGACCgcgggggggggagaggggcgtggcctgtagggggcgtggcctgtagGAGGGGGCGTGGTTTGAGACTGGAGCACGCGTGTCCTGCAGCGTGGTGGGCGTGGCTTGTaaaggggggcgtggccagcgcCCCCGCTCCggtccccgccccccccggggAGCAGCAGCCCCGGTTCAGACCCGCCCCCCGGTGCCCATTAATCAGCTAATTACCGCGCACACCCGAGCGCGAGGCGAGCCCAGCAGCCCTCCGCAGCGCCCGCTGCCCCGGCCCGAGGGAcccgaatcatagaatcaccaggttggaagagacccaccggatcatcgagtccaaccattcccatcaatcactaacccatgtccctcagcacctcgtccacccgtcgcttaaacccctccagggaaggggactcaaccccctccctgggcagcctcggacactgcccaatcaccctttctgtgaagaattttttcctaacgttcagcctaaacctcccctggtggagcttgaggccattccctcttgtcctgtcccctgtcacttggaagaagaggccagcaccctcctctccacaacctcctttcaggtagttgtagagagcaatgaggtctcccctcagcctcctcttctccaggctaaacacccccagctctctcagccgctcctcgtaagactcgCCCCCCCCGAGGCGCCCCCGACCCCCCAAGCAAGCCCACCCGGTGCCCGGGGCACgttccctccctccccgggCTGGCAAAGCCTCTGGCAGCCCAGCAGCTCCCTCGCCCCTTCCCCAGACTCCACAGACGCCAGCCACGCAGCACGGCAGACAGAGATGTATTTAGGGCGCGGTTGCATATTTAAGACAACTTTACATGATGCTCCCGACACGGATTTGGCGtcctcccccctcagcccctcttCCCCGGTGTCCAAAGCCCCCCCGGAGCcgggggggcagcagggatcCCCCCACACCGAGGTGTCTGTCCAACACTGCACCTctcgcagcagcagcagccttggACCACGGGGGCCGGGAGCGCGAGCCAGGCAGGGAAGTGTGAGGCTTTGGGCGAAGGTGGAAGGTGGCACCGAGCTTGGGGAGAGCAACACTCGGCTGGCCGAGCCCCGCATCTCTCTGGCTCCTGCCTTGAGCAGGAGGGCTGGGGCTACAGCTCGGccccagcagcttcccagccctTCCTTCCCCATCTGGGATATGAAGCACCTTCCCAGGGTGAAAACTTTTCCACAGAGCATCAGTCTTGGAGAAACCTTGGCACTCTCTAAGCCTGGGAGGACAGCAGGGAAGCGGCTGCCCTGCTGCTTCCCTTCCCCAGAGGAGCAGGCGTCTCTTCCCTCTGGAGGTGGAAGGGCAAACAGCGGGGAGTGGATGGAGCCGGCCCGAGCTTGTCTCACCCCATTGCTTTCTGAGCAGGGAAGCACAGGAGATCCCGAGAGCTTCTGTGAAGCCAGGAGAACAGAAAGGGCTGGGCGCAGGGCAGCCTGGAGCACAGCAAGGACGCCAGCCCTGCGGGTGGCAATTTTGGCAGGAGGCTGAAGCACCTCTTTGCCGAAGAGGAGATGGAGGCGGCAGGGTTGGACCGGAGCCACGGACCGAGCGCTGCCCCACAAGCCATCGCACACCGGCAGCTCCAAACGTTTGGCACGAAGGGCAGGCAGCACCCTGCAAccctggggcaggagggtgCGGTTCCCCAGCAGCAAATGGGGAAACagcaaaacaataataataataataattaaaataaaatatgtaaacGACCCAGCACCCTGTCCCGTAGCACCAGGTCACCCAGGTATGTTACAGTCtgaggggagatggagacacACGGACGTCCCGGCTGATGCGGGGTCTCGTCTCTATTGCACTTTGCAtcatatatatttctatatatatatatatttataaaaatacaaactaaGGGCTGGGTGGAGGGGATGAGATGCAAGCCCtgggccagcagcagcacagggcaggcTCTGACCCGTTCTGCTCCTGCCTGTCcctccagtcccttcccagctctcccagggGGAGCAGCCAGCAGTGCAGGGTCTGAGCCTGCGGAGACCCAGCCCAGGGCTGGGCAGGGTGCTCAGCCGGCCCAGCCTGCCCATCTGCcagccctccctcccttccccatcacCCCCTTTTCGAAGGCTCTGAGCAACAAACACACAGCGCTTCCCAGCGGTTCTGAGGGGCACCCCGGCACGCTCTCCGGGCCAGCAAGCGCCTGTTCCCAGTGAGCAAGACCAACCTCACACGCCCTCTCTACCCAAAATCCCCACGGGAGGTGGTTTTCCCCGGCCTGGAGGATCCCGTTCTCTCTTCCTCGAGTGACTACGGTGCAAATGGCACGGGGTGATGTAGTCTGGAGCCCCCACCAGCCAGCGACGCATGGAGGATGTTCCTCGTTCCCAAGGCCgcccccccagctgctcctgctaCCTCAGCCGCCCGTCGGGTTTGACGGGCCCCAGTTCGGATTTGGGGTCCGGGGAGAGGGAGCTCCATGAGGTTTTGCTGCAGGTCTCCAGGGAGGCGCAGGCGGAGGCTTCCCCCACGCAGACATCCGCCACGGACCAGAAGGTGCTGATGGCGCCGTCCGCCCAGTCCTCCAGCGCTGTGCCCGTCAGCTGCGCCTTCCGCCCCGCgtcctcctctgcctcctcggAGCGCGGGAGGTTGaggatcccccccagcccctggaAGCTCTGCTCCATGTACTCGTTGCGGGGAGGGCCGCCGTGCAGCCAGTTGCTGTCGTCTgggcaggagagggagagaagggagaggggatcAGCAGCGCAGCCTCACCCTGGCACCCCGCCTGTCCCCCGCTGCACTGCTGGGGGgctcagcaccccatccctcgCATTCCCAGCTCTCCTTCAGCCCAAGGTGCTGCTCTTCTGCCAGGGAAGCACAAGCAGAACCCCAGAGCTTCTGCCgatgcaggagaaaagaaaaggctgggCCAAGGGGCTGTGGCACAGGGCAGCTGGTGGACACAGCGAGGACGCCAGCCCCGTGGAGACGGATCTGACCCACAAACAAGTCCTCTAGTGCCGCCCAAGGGCCCATTTTGAGGACTCAGATGGGCCAGGAGACACCAGGAGGAAGGACAGCTCCTGCTCTGTCATCAGGGACAGCCGGGAGAGGCCAGCTCCAGGGGGAAATGCCGTGGACTGCCCACAGGGAGACCCCCAAACGAAAAATCCAGTGCATCCTCACCTTTCCTGAGAGGCTGCTTGCGGTTGAAGGTCTGGGGCACCACCAGGAACTGGCTCTCCCCCAAGGGCTCCCAAAACTGCAGGAGGCGGATGGTCCAGACACCGGGGCGCAGGGGCCGATTGAGGGGGGGCTTGTACTGGGTGAACTCTGCCTCCGTGTCCACCGCGATGTCGTAGGAGGTGGCGATGACGGAGGTGGGGTCGATCCACACCACCGTGGCTGTCAGGTTGGGGCCCCGCGACCACTTCTGCATGGCCACCGGCTCATCAAAAGGCCCCATCAAGCCTCCAAAATTGCGGAAGAGCCTTTCCTTGGGATCCCACTCCGTGCCCACCTGGAGAGACGGGATGCACAAACAGTGAAACACCGGGTCAGGAGATGCTATCAGCTCGGGTTTTGCATTTCACCTCCAGGAACCAGGGAAAGATAAACTTTGGAGCCCAAAGCAACTCGCATCCACCCTCCACTACTGTCCTTCCCACCAGTGCCAATCCAGCTGCGTGTAatgcctcctgcagctgcaggcacCAGGCACcacagccccagctgcccctGAAAGATCCCCTTCAGGCCTTTTTCGCACTGACTGGCTCCACAACACACACAGAAGCCGAACTCCTGGACATGGCAGTGGCcctgtgtccctctgtcccacagtgtgaaggaaggagagagaggagaaagga is part of the Phaenicophaeus curvirostris isolate KB17595 chromosome 19, BPBGC_Pcur_1.0, whole genome shotgun sequence genome and encodes:
- the MRPL27 gene encoding large ribosomal subunit protein bL27m; this translates as MAAAQRLFLTAPQTTLLAVRCASKKSGGSSKNLGGRSPGKRYGYKKVEGAFVHAGNILATQRLIRWHPGAHVGMGRNKTLYALEDGIVRYTKEVYIPQPRSSESREVICRLPKGAVLYKTFISVVPTAEVGSFKLVTML